The Kluyveromyces lactis strain NRRL Y-1140 chromosome D complete sequence genome has a window encoding:
- the SEC59 gene encoding dolichol kinase (similar to uniprot|Q75DH5 Ashbya gossypii ABR051C ABR051Cp and weakly similar to YMR013C uniprot|P20048 Saccharomyces cerevisiae YMR013C SEC59 Membrane protein that catalyzes the CTP-mediated phosphorylation of dolichol the terminal step in dolichyl monophosphate (Dol- P) biosynthesis required for viability normal rates of lipid intermediate synthesis and protein N-glycosylation) gives MPTSTLAKGATSDLGVGNVYSKENSNVNSGSKGNLSRDSIISEVLDKVFEADRVIQLTILGLSSHLVYAKYGSEPWFSQQFSMVTSVLMAYVVNLWMSATRTNLGVNTLPTFNTIYLFYMQLLLSTLFVPQYLLLNTVLAFSISDISVFFKIPLQIIFLLMGDDGSANIANDVKALVLNYFFIFGLYKTSKLKSLDKTECHMFALLCTDILALVESDSIYFQVFQVCFTSFIVLVTVTSAVSYGLESVGATRWIRTLLLLPMIVVGFSYYIQTNLIINNVPPFTWLIDYIGSSMIRLKIMGIWLGSALLLLPSVFALKSNWSLNTSRKVWHFAILPLLIPAIMMDSNFVKIALAGTVNLFLIVEYIRFLHIYPVGHYLDKHLRSFADFRDEKGPIIISYLYFIIGISLPFLINGSIIGIISLGVGDSLASIIGKKFGRNRWPNTCKTFEGTFAFIAATGITTVIMKVYFNFFTEVSFMNLVLVCFLAGILEGNSTLNDNLLIPTFMLILLESMKE, from the coding sequence ATGCCAACTTCCACGTTAGCTAAAGGTGCTACCTCGGATTTAGGCGTTGGAAATGTATATTCTAAAGAGAACTCAAATGTAAACAGCGGATCTAAAGGCAATTTGTCACGTGATAGTATCATTTCCGAGGTGTTGGACAAGGTATTTGAGGCTGATAGAGTGATTCAATTAACCATATTGGGGCTTAGTTCGCATCTAGTGTATGCGAAGTATGGTTCGGAACCATGGTTCTCGCAGCAATTTTCTATGGTCACGTCAGTATTGATGGCATATGTTGTTAATTTATGGATGTCTGCGACCAGGACTAATTTGGGAGTCAACACTCTTCCAACATTCAATACgatatatttattttacATGCAGTTGCTACTTTCTACACTATTTGTGCCACAATATCTACTGCTGAATACCGTTTTGGCCTTTTCCATTAGTGATATATCTGTCTTTTTCAAGATCCCATTGCAgataatatttcttctgatGGGAGACGACGGATCTGCTAACATTGCCAACGATGTTAAGGCATTGGTTTTGaattatttcttcatatttGGTCTTTATAAGActtccaaattgaaatctttagACAAGACCGAGTGTCATATGTTCGCTCTTCTTTGCACTGATATTTTGGCCCTCGTTGAGTCTGACTCTATTTATTTCCAAGTTTTCCAAGTATGCTTTACAAGTTTTATCGTCTTGGTAACTGTCACTTCCGCAGTGTCGTACGGCCTGGAAAGTGTGGGTGCTACTCGGTGGATCCGAACCTTACTCTTGTTGCCAATGATTGTTGTGGGATTTTCGTATTATATCCAAACGAATCTCATCATTAACAATGTCCCACCGTTCACATGGCTTATAGATTACATCGGTTCCTCTATGATCAGACTGAAAATAATGGGGATCTGGTTAGGTTCTGCATTATTGTTGTTGCCCAGTGTGTTTGCGTTGAAATCTAATTGGTCTTTGAATACGTCAAGAAAAGTTTGGCATTTTGCAATCTTACCCCTCTTGATTCCGGCAATCATGATGGATTCAAATTTTGTGAAAATTGCGTTGGCTGGAACTGTAAACCTTTTTCTCATTGTCGAGTACATTCGTTTCCTACATATTTACCCAGTGGGACACTATTTGGACAAACATTTGAGATCTTTCGCTGACTTCAGAGATGAAAAGGGGCCAATCATTATTTCCTACctttatttcattatcgGTATCTCTTTGCCCTTTTTGATCAATGGTTCCATTATCGGTATCATCTCGCTAGGCGTAGGTGATTCATTGGCTTCCATTATTGGTAAaaaatttggaagaaaCAGATGGCCAAATACTTGTAAAACTTTCGAGGGCACTTTTGCATTCATTGCAGCTACTGGCATAACTACAGTGATTATGAAAGTTTACTTTAACTTTTTCACCGAGGTGTCGTTCATGAATTTGGTTCTTGTATGTTTCCTAGCTGGCATCTTGGAAGGTAATAGTACTTTGAATGATAACTTACTAATTCCAACTTTCATGTTGATATTGTTGGAATCTATGAAGGAATAG
- the ARO9 gene encoding aromatic-amino-acid:2-oxoglutarate transaminase (similar to uniprot|P38840 Saccharomyces cerevisiae YHR137W ARO9 Aromatic aminotransferase catalyzes the first step of tryptophan phenylalanine and tyrosine catabolism): MTVTIDDKTLEEHYSKFLNRHVDRRVILQFWDDYLPKDVKPHPNPYVLAAGMPNEGLFPVESVHVNVVERPFQHLEYPFKSEKIHVGAAGEIGVNEAEYVKSRVDDGSMVDIWRYDPSHGDNIPIAQALQYSDTKGFPQLIDFSKKLVSYLNKPAYDNWDVMLANGSSDSLSKVFTTLTDEDVTVLMEEFTFTPTISNVTANGGIPIPLKVDITDDASQQGINVEYMDQLLENWSTGEYSHLSKPRLLYTIVTGQNPTGMTQCKEKRQKIYDLCEKHDIIIVEDDPYGYLKFLPFDKSDPLKNQYNDGTITFDKYCKEILAPSYLTIDTSGRVIRLETFSKVFAPGMRLSFIVANKFILDKLLKYADISVRSPCGLAQAMTINIIDKWAENFNGDKVRAWLSWVMKVAGEYTHRRNVLFQALEATPAYKEELFELIEPSAGMFISIKINFDKFGEISDKLKAMNFLNYKLLEEGCIVILGYRMAVDKKFSYDRSNFLRITFAMAPDEEHLQTAAERLGKGVERFFKEYHN, from the coding sequence ATGACGGTAACCATTGATGATAAGACGTTAGAAGAGCATTATTCGAAGTTCTTGAATCGTCACGTTGACAGAAGAGTTATTCTGCAATTCTGGGATGATTATTTGCCCAAGGATGTGAAACCGCATCCAAACCCATATGTTTTGGCAGCTGGTATGCCAAACGAGGGTTTGTTCCCTGTGGAATCTGTGCATGTCAATGTGGTTGAACGTCCGTTCCAGCATTTGGAGTACCCATTCAAAAGTGAAAAGATCCATGTCGGTGCTGCTGGTGAAATCGGTGTCAATGAAGCTGAATACGTGAAATCTAGGGTCGATGATGGTAGTATGGTTGATATTTGGAGGTACGATCCATCTCATGGTGATAACATTCCAATTGCCCAGGCACTACAATATTCTGACACGAAAGGGTTCCCGCAATTGATTGATTTCTCAAAGAAGTTGGTTAGTTACTTAAACAAGCCAGCTTACGACAATTGGGATGTTATGTTAGCAAATGGatcttctgattctttATCTAAAGTTTTCACCACTTTAACAGATGAAGACGTTACCGTGTTAATGGAAGAATTTACTTTCACTCCGACTATCTCCAACGTCACTGCAAATGGTGGGATTCCGATTCCATTGAAAGTTGATATCACGGATGATGCTTCTCAGCAGGGTATTAACGTCGAGTATATGGACCAATTGCTTGAGAATTGGTCAACAGGTGAATATTCTCACTTATCTAAGCCTAGACTGTTATACACAATCGTCACAGGGCAAAATCCAACCGGTATGACACAATGCAAAGAGAAGAGACAGAAAATATACGATCTATGCGAAAAACATGACATTATAATTGTGGAAGATGATCCGTATGGTTACCTAAAGTTTTTACCCTTTGACAAGTCTGATCCATTAAAGAATCAATATAACGATGGCACTATCACTTTCGATAAATATTGTAAAGAAATATTAGCCCCCTCATATTTGACCATAGACACATCAGGGAGAGTCATTAGATTAGAAACTTTCTCCAAAGTCTTCGCCCCTGGGATGCGTCTTTCCTTCATTGTCGCCAATAAATTTATCCTAGACAAGTTATTGAAATATGCAGACATTTCTGTTAGATCGCCATGTGGTCTTGCCCAAGCTATGACCATTAATATAATAGACAAATGGGCagaaaatttcaatggaGACAAGGTCAGAGCTTGGCTATCATGGGTCATGAAAGTTGCTGGTGAGTATACACATAGAAGAAATGTGCTTTTCCAAGCATTGGAAGCTACACCAGCTtataaagaagaattatttgaattgattgaacCCTCTGCCGGTATGTTCATTAGTATCAAGATCAATTTTGATAAGTTCGGAGAAATCTCGGATAAATTAAAGGCCATGAATTTCTTAAACTACAAGTTGTTGGAAGAAGGTTGCATTGTAATCTTGGGTTACAGAATGGCAGTTGACAAGAAATTTTCATATGACAGGTCCAACTTTTTAAGAATTACATTTGCTATGGCTCCAGATGAAGAGCATTTACAAACAGCTGCTGAAAGGCTAGGTAAAGGTGTTGAgagattcttcaaagagtaTCACAACTGA
- the LPD1 gene encoding dihydrolipoyl dehydrogenase (highly similar to uniprot|P09624 Saccharomyces cerevisiae YFL018C LPD1 Dihydrolipoamide dehydrogenase the lipoamide dehydrogenase component (E3) of the pyruvate dehydrogenase and 2-oxoglutarate dehydrogenase multi-enzyme complexes) produces the protein MLRFNSTRSFSSSALLKTVTKKHDLVVIGGGPGGYVAAIKAAQLGYDVACVEKRGRLGGTCLNVGCIPSKALLNNSHLYHQMKTDAKQRGIDINGEININVAQFQKAKDTVVKQLTGGIEMLFKKNGVTYYKGLGAFETDKSVKVLPVEGLEGSVTEDHLLESDRIIVATGSEVTPFPGITIDEERIVSSTGALSLKEIPKKLAIIGGGIIGLEMGSVYSRLGSKVTVIEFQPQIGATMDGEVAQTTQKILKKQGLDFKLSTKVLSASRNGDVVDIEVEGAKNGKKESLQADVLLVAVGRRPYVAGLNAEKIGLEVDKRGRLVIDEQLSTKFPHVKVIGDVTFGPMLAHKAEEEGIAAAEYFKVGHGHVNYGNIPAVMYSHPEVAWVGKTEEQLKEAGIQYKIGKFPFIANSRAKTNMDTEGFVKILIDAESERLLGAHIIGPNAGEMIAEAGLALEYGASAEDIARVCHAHPTLSEAFKEANLAAYAKPINF, from the coding sequence ATGTTGAGATTCAATTCTACCCGTTCCTTTAGCTCTTCTGCTCTTTTGAAAACCGTTACTAAGAAGCACGACTTGGTCGTTATTGGTGGTGGTCCAGGTGGTTACGTTGCTGCTATCAAGGCTGCTCAACTCGGTTACGATGTTGCTTGTGTTGAGAAAAGAGGTAGACTAGGTGGTACTTGTTTAAACGTTGGTTGTATCCCATCCAAGGCtttgttgaacaattctCACCTATACCATCAAATGAAGACGGATGCTAAGCAAAGAggtattgatatcaacgGTGAAATCAACATTAACGTTGctcaatttcaaaaggCTAAGGACACTGTCGTCAAGCAATTGACTGGTGGTATTGAAATgttgttcaagaagaatggTGTCACTTACTACAAAGGTTTAGGTGCCTTTGAAACTGACAAATCCGTTAAGGTTCTTCCTGTGGAAGGTCTGGAAGGTTCCGTTACTGAAGATCACCTCTTGGAAAGTGACAGGATTATTGTTGCCACTGGTTCTGAAGTGACTCCATTCCCAGGTATCACCATTGATGAGGAAAGAATCGTTTCTTCTACTGGTGCTCTTTCCTTGAAAGAAATCCCAAAGAAATTGGCTATCATCGGTGGTGGTATCATCGGTTTAGAAATGGGTTCAGTTTACTCCAGATTGGGTTCTAAGGTCACTGTGATCGAATTCCAACCTCAAATTGGTGCTACCATGGATGGTGAAGTCGCTCAAACTACtcaaaagattttgaagaaacaaggtCTCGACTTTAAGTTGAGCACCAAGGTCTTGTCTGCCTCCAGAAACGGTGACGTCGTTGACATCGAAGTCGAAGGTGCCAAGAATGGTAAGAAGGAATCTCTCCAAGCTGATGTCTTGTTGGTCGCTGTCGGCAGAAGACCATACGTCGCTGGTTTGAACGCTGAAAAGATCGGTTTGGAAGTCGACAAGCGTGGTAGATTGGTCATTGATGAACAATTATCCACCAAATTCCCACACGTCAAGGTTATCGGTGATGTTACCTTCGGTCCAATGTTGGCTCACAAggctgaagaagaaggtatcGCTGCTGCCGAATACTTCAAGGTCGGCCACGGTCATGTCAACTACGGTAACATCCCGGCTGTCATGTACTCCCACCCAGAAGTCGCTTGGGTCGGTAAGACCGAAGAACAATTAAAGGAAGCTGGTATTCAATACAAGATTGGAAAGTTCCCATTCATCGCTAACTCTAGAGCTAAAACCAACATGGACACCGAAGGTTTCGTTAAGATTTTGATCGACGCAGAATCTGAACGTTTACTAGGTGCTCACATCATTGGTCCTAACGCTGGTGAAATGATCGCTGAAGCCGGTTTAGCATTGGAATACGGTGCTTCTGCTGAAGACATCGCTAGAGTTTGTCACGCTCATCCAACTCTATCCGAAGCTTTCAAGGAAGCTAACTTAGCTGCTTACGCCAAGCCAATCAACTTctaa
- a CDS encoding uncharacterized protein (conserved hypothetical protein): MRFAPIFIGTALASSLSSLMVIYPDSFQYYNDLVNVAHELDGTITHEYTLFNGFSLDLPEEFVAKFKEMNQHFNWGLEIEEDQEVHALGGLKEHAV; encoded by the exons ATGAGATTTGCACCTATTTTTATTGGAACGGCGTTGGCCAGTTCGT TATCTTCACTTATGGTTATATATCCTGACAGCTTCCAATACTACAATGATTTAGTGAATGTGGCACATGAACTTGATGGGACTATAACGCATGAATATACATTATTCAATGGGTTTAGTTTGGATTTGCCAGAAGAGTTTGTCGCTAAATTCAAGGAAATGAACCAACATTTTAATTGGGGGCTtgaaatagaagaagaCCAGGAGGTTCATGCGTTAGGTGGGCTGAAAGAACATGCTGTTTGA
- the GIM3 gene encoding tubulin-binding prefolding complex subunit GIM3 (highly similar to uniprot|P53900 Saccharomyces cerevisiae YNL153C GIM3 Subunit of the heterohexameric cochaperone prefoldin complex which binds specifically to cytosolic chaperonin and transfers target proteins to it), with protein sequence MELLPEGQKNTVTVAYEDQQRINEFSKLIMRKDAIEQDLTQQRTEKEYLDDVSLEIELIDEDEKVQYKIGDVFVFLKQKEVVEKLESDAENIDSNIEKLESDEAELDSRIKELKSILYAKFGDNINLER encoded by the coding sequence ATGGAATTACTACCGGAGGGTCAAAAGAACACGGTCACCGTTGCATACGAAGATCAACAACGTATCAATGAGTTCTCCAAGTTGATCATGAGAAAAGATGCTATCGAACAAGATTTGACGCAACAAAGAACAGAGAAAGAGTACCTCGACGACGTATCGTtggaaattgaattgataGACGAGGATGAGAAGGTACAATATAAGATCGGAGACGTCTTCGTATTTCTAAAACAGAAAGAAGTAGTTGAAAAGTTAGAATCCGATGCTGAAAACATCGACAGCAATATAGAAAAGCTAGAGAGCGATGAGGCGGAATTGGACTCAAGAATAAAAGAGCTAAAGAGTATATTGTATGCCAAATTCGGTGACAACATCAATTTGGAACGTTGA